The Agrobacterium vitis genome has a segment encoding these proteins:
- the galE gene encoding UDP-glucose 4-epimerase GalE has product MKNILVVGGAGYIGSHACKALSKAGYTPVVYDNLVHGHADSVKWGPFEQGDIADGARLDAVLSKYKPECVMHFAAFAAVGESVTDPAKYYNNNIHGSVCLLDAMRRNGVDTIVFSSTCATYGEVKSLPIVEEAPQSPVNPYGFSKLVIEQALKDYGHAYGLKWVAMRYFNAAGLDPEGDLGERHDPETHAIPLAVLAAMRQTEFNVFGTDYDTPDGTAVRDYIHVCDLADAHVLAIDYLQKGGESGAFNLATGKGTSVKDLLEAVSEAVGAQVPIKYAPRRAGDAPALYASGDKARSLLGWTPRYTDINLIVKTAADWFKAHRN; this is encoded by the coding sequence ATGAAAAATATCCTTGTTGTCGGCGGTGCCGGCTATATCGGAAGCCATGCCTGCAAGGCCTTGTCCAAGGCGGGCTACACGCCTGTTGTTTATGACAATCTGGTCCACGGCCATGCGGATTCGGTCAAATGGGGACCGTTCGAGCAAGGCGACATTGCCGATGGCGCAAGGCTTGATGCGGTTCTCAGCAAATACAAGCCGGAATGCGTGATGCATTTCGCCGCCTTCGCGGCTGTTGGCGAATCGGTGACGGACCCGGCAAAATATTACAATAACAACATCCATGGTTCGGTCTGCCTGCTGGACGCCATGCGCCGCAACGGCGTTGACACCATCGTGTTTTCCTCGACCTGCGCCACCTATGGCGAGGTTAAAAGCCTGCCAATCGTTGAGGAAGCCCCGCAGAGCCCGGTCAATCCCTATGGCTTTTCCAAGCTGGTGATCGAGCAGGCGCTGAAGGATTACGGCCATGCCTATGGATTGAAATGGGTGGCCATGCGCTATTTCAACGCCGCCGGTCTCGATCCGGAAGGCGATCTTGGCGAACGTCACGATCCGGAAACTCATGCCATTCCACTGGCGGTTCTGGCGGCCATGCGCCAGACCGAATTCAATGTGTTCGGCACAGATTACGATACGCCTGACGGCACCGCCGTGCGTGACTATATCCATGTCTGCGATCTTGCCGATGCCCATGTCCTGGCGATCGATTACCTGCAAAAGGGCGGCGAAAGCGGTGCCTTCAATCTTGCAACAGGCAAGGGGACATCGGTCAAGGACTTGCTGGAAGCGGTGTCTGAGGCCGTCGGCGCGCAGGTGCCAATCAAATATGCGCCGAGGCGGGCTGGCGATGCGCCAGCTCTTTACGCCTCCGGCGACAAGGCCCGCAGCCTGTTGGGCTGGACGCCGCGCTATACCGATATCAACCTGATCGTGAAAACCGCGGCGGACTGGTTCAAGGCCCACCGCAACTAA
- a CDS encoding amino acid ABC transporter permease produces the protein MHYIFDFSWFGEYYPIILKGIGVTVELTLVGGVVGIAFGIACAWARALGPKWIKPPVAAYVELIRNTPFLIQLFFIFFGLPSTGLKLSEMEAANLAMIINLGAYSCEIIRAGIEATPKGQFEAGTALALRPLQTFRLIILVPALQRIWPALSSQLVIVMLGSAVVSQIAAEDLTFAANFIQSRTFRAFEAYMISTAVYLLLAIGLRQLLALLGRQIFPKGATR, from the coding sequence ATGCATTATATTTTCGATTTCAGCTGGTTTGGGGAATACTACCCGATCATCCTCAAAGGGATCGGGGTAACGGTCGAGTTGACCCTGGTCGGTGGTGTCGTCGGCATTGCCTTCGGCATCGCCTGCGCCTGGGCGCGGGCCTTGGGACCGAAATGGATCAAACCTCCGGTTGCCGCCTATGTGGAGTTGATCCGCAATACGCCGTTCCTGATCCAGCTGTTCTTCATCTTTTTCGGCCTACCCTCGACCGGACTGAAGCTTTCCGAGATGGAAGCCGCCAATCTGGCGATGATCATCAATCTCGGCGCCTATAGCTGCGAAATCATCCGGGCCGGGATCGAGGCAACACCGAAGGGCCAGTTCGAGGCCGGGACCGCGCTGGCGCTCAGGCCGCTGCAAACCTTCCGGCTGATCATTCTGGTTCCGGCTCTGCAACGAATCTGGCCGGCGCTATCGTCTCAATTGGTCATCGTCATGCTCGGTTCCGCCGTCGTGTCGCAGATTGCCGCCGAAGACCTGACTTTTGCCGCCAATTTCATCCAGTCGCGCACCTTCCGAGCCTTTGAAGCCTACATGATCTCCACCGCTGTATATCTGTTGCTGGCCATCGGCCTTCGGCAATTGCTGGCGCTGCTCGGTAGGCAGATCTTCCCGAAAGGGGCGACACGATGA
- a CDS encoding CvpA family protein, protein MPITIFDGIVIGVVLFSAVLAMIRGFSREILSIASWVGAIAAAYYLYPFILPYVKNYTNDQRIAVAASAGGVFLLALILISFITSRIADFIIDSRIGALDRTLGFLFGAARGILLLVVAVAFWNWLIDAKQRPDWVNNAKSKPFLDALVVKLEAVLPDDIEPQLRARILGKQQTAPAEGQAPADDAPAQTPGQTPAPAN, encoded by the coding sequence ATGCCCATTACGATTTTCGACGGTATTGTCATCGGTGTCGTGCTGTTTTCAGCCGTGCTGGCGATGATCCGCGGCTTTTCACGCGAGATCCTGTCGATTGCCAGTTGGGTGGGCGCCATTGCGGCGGCCTATTATCTTTATCCTTTCATTCTTCCCTATGTGAAGAATTATACCAACGACCAGCGGATCGCCGTTGCCGCCTCTGCCGGTGGCGTCTTCCTGCTTGCCTTGATCCTGATCTCGTTTATCACCTCGCGCATTGCCGACTTCATCATCGACAGCCGGATCGGCGCATTGGACCGTACCCTCGGCTTCCTGTTCGGAGCGGCGCGCGGCATCCTGCTGCTGGTGGTAGCCGTGGCCTTCTGGAACTGGCTGATCGATGCCAAGCAGCGGCCTGACTGGGTCAACAATGCCAAGTCGAAACCGTTCCTCGATGCGCTGGTGGTCAAGCTGGAAGCGGTGCTGCCCGACGATATCGAACCGCAACTGCGCGCCCGCATCCTCGGCAAACAACAGACAGCACCGGCTGAAGGCCAGGCGCCTGCAGACGATGCGCCAGCCCAGACACCAGGTCAGACACCCGCGCCAGCCAATTGA
- a CDS encoding UDP-glucose dehydrogenase family protein, with the protein MNVRITMVGTGYVGLVSGACFAELGHDVICVDKDPRKIEMLHQGKMPIYEPGLDELVQRNVAAGRITFTTDLAASVKDRDAVFIAVGTPTEAGSDRADLKYVFAAATEIAKAVTGFTVIVTKSTVPVGTNRQVFEIAKANAAPDVRIAVASNPEFLREGAAIKDFLEPDRIVVGVDTPQSGEVMERIYAPLLLNGNVPFFSTGIETAELIKYAANAFLAVKISFINEMANLCEAVGATVEDVAHGIGLDKRIGRAFLNTGPGWGGSCFPKDTRALLATAADAGIDSRVVSSAVDANNQRKADMVTKVIEAAGGDVEGKKIAVLGVTFKGQTDDMRESTSLVMLPALQAKGAKVAAFDPSSPHDAASQLPGVEMTKTAKEAATGADVLVILTDWMVFKTYNFKEIASVMASPVLVDLRNMFNANEAQKNGFSHYVSLGR; encoded by the coding sequence ATGAACGTTCGCATTACCATGGTAGGCACCGGCTATGTGGGCCTGGTCAGCGGTGCATGCTTTGCCGAGCTGGGCCATGACGTCATCTGCGTCGATAAGGACCCGCGCAAGATCGAAATGCTGCATCAAGGCAAGATGCCGATCTATGAGCCGGGTTTGGATGAACTGGTTCAGCGCAATGTGGCAGCCGGGCGCATCACCTTCACCACCGACCTTGCCGCAAGCGTCAAGGACCGTGATGCCGTGTTCATTGCCGTCGGCACGCCAACCGAGGCGGGTTCGGACCGGGCCGATCTGAAATATGTGTTTGCCGCCGCCACCGAAATTGCCAAGGCCGTGACCGGCTTTACCGTCATTGTCACCAAATCGACGGTGCCGGTTGGCACCAACCGTCAGGTCTTCGAAATTGCCAAGGCCAATGCCGCACCGGATGTGCGGATCGCGGTTGCGTCCAATCCCGAATTTCTGCGCGAAGGCGCCGCCATCAAGGATTTCCTGGAGCCGGACCGGATCGTCGTTGGCGTCGATACACCCCAGTCTGGCGAGGTTATGGAGCGGATTTACGCACCACTGCTGTTAAACGGCAACGTTCCCTTCTTCAGCACCGGGATTGAGACGGCTGAATTGATCAAATATGCCGCCAATGCCTTTCTCGCCGTCAAGATCAGCTTCATCAATGAAATGGCCAATCTGTGTGAAGCGGTTGGTGCCACGGTTGAGGATGTGGCCCATGGCATCGGGCTCGACAAGCGGATCGGCCGGGCCTTTCTCAATACCGGCCCTGGCTGGGGCGGCTCCTGCTTTCCCAAGGATACCCGCGCGCTCCTGGCAACCGCCGCCGATGCTGGAATCGACTCACGGGTCGTCTCTTCGGCGGTCGATGCCAACAACCAGCGCAAGGCCGATATGGTCACCAAGGTGATTGAGGCCGCGGGCGGTGATGTCGAGGGCAAGAAAATCGCCGTATTGGGCGTGACCTTCAAAGGCCAGACCGACGATATGCGCGAAAGCACCAGCCTGGTGATGCTGCCTGCCTTGCAGGCGAAAGGCGCAAAGGTCGCCGCTTTCGATCCGTCAAGCCCGCATGACGCCGCAAGCCAGTTGCCGGGCGTCGAAATGACCAAGACAGCCAAGGAGGCCGCGACCGGCGCCGATGTTCTGGTCATCCTGACCGACTGGATGGTCTTCAAGACCTATAACTTCAAGGAAATCGCCAGTGTCATGGCCTCTCCTGTTCTTGTTGATCTGCGCAATATGTTCAATGCCAATGAAGCGCAGAAGAACGGCTTTTCTCACTATGTCTCGCTGGGACGGTGA
- the radA gene encoding DNA repair protein RadA: MAKAKTQFICQNCGTVHSRWAGKCDGCAQWNTIVEEDPMSGIGSGPGKVPKKGRAVTLTSLSGEIEEAPRIPTGLSELDRATGGGFVRGSAVLIGGDPGIGKSTLLMQAAAALSRQGHRVVYVSGEEAVAQVRLRAQRLNAADTDVLLAAETNVEDILATISEGKRPDLVIIDSIQTLWSDTADSAPGTVTQVRTGVQAMIRFAKQTGATMVLVGHVTKEGQIAGPRVVEHMVDAVLYFEGDRGHHYRILRTVKNRFGPTDEIGVFEMSDRGLREVANPSELFLGERNEKAPGAAVFAGMEGTRPVLVEVQALVAATALGTPRRAVVGWDSSRLAMILAVLEAHCGVRLGQHDVYLNVAGGYRITEPAADMAIASALVSSLAGVALPADCVYFGEISLSGAVRPVSHTAQRLKEAEKLGFSSAVLPASSVDLPKRTGKWGEIESLPDLVARIAGSKLKSRQQGNED; encoded by the coding sequence ATGGCCAAGGCCAAAACCCAATTCATCTGCCAGAACTGCGGCACGGTTCACAGCCGTTGGGCTGGCAAATGCGATGGTTGCGCACAGTGGAATACCATTGTCGAGGAAGACCCGATGAGTGGAATCGGCTCTGGTCCCGGCAAGGTGCCGAAGAAAGGCCGGGCGGTAACGCTGACCTCGCTGTCGGGCGAAATCGAGGAAGCGCCACGCATTCCGACCGGCCTGTCGGAACTGGACCGGGCGACCGGCGGCGGTTTCGTGCGCGGCTCCGCCGTGCTGATCGGCGGCGATCCGGGCATCGGTAAATCCACCCTGCTGATGCAGGCCGCCGCCGCCTTGTCGCGGCAGGGTCATCGCGTCGTCTATGTCTCGGGCGAAGAGGCCGTGGCCCAGGTGCGGCTGCGCGCCCAGCGCCTGAATGCCGCCGATACCGATGTGCTGCTGGCAGCAGAAACCAATGTCGAGGATATTCTGGCGACAATTTCCGAAGGCAAACGGCCCGATCTTGTCATCATCGATTCGATCCAGACTCTATGGAGCGATACCGCCGATTCTGCCCCCGGCACGGTCACGCAGGTGCGCACCGGCGTGCAGGCGATGATTCGTTTTGCCAAGCAGACCGGCGCCACCATGGTTCTGGTCGGCCATGTCACCAAGGAAGGCCAGATCGCCGGTCCCCGCGTCGTCGAGCACATGGTGGATGCGGTGCTGTATTTCGAAGGCGACAGGGGCCACCATTACCGCATCCTGCGCACCGTCAAAAACCGTTTCGGCCCGACCGACGAGATCGGCGTGTTCGAAATGTCGGACCGGGGCCTGCGCGAAGTCGCCAATCCCTCGGAACTGTTTCTGGGCGAGCGCAATGAAAAAGCGCCAGGCGCTGCGGTGTTTGCCGGCATGGAAGGCACACGGCCGGTGCTGGTCGAAGTGCAGGCGCTGGTGGCCGCCACAGCACTTGGCACGCCGCGCAGGGCCGTGGTCGGCTGGGATTCAAGCCGTCTGGCGATGATTCTCGCCGTGCTGGAAGCCCATTGCGGCGTCAGGCTTGGCCAGCACGATGTCTATCTCAATGTGGCGGGCGGCTACCGAATCACCGAACCCGCCGCCGACATGGCAATTGCCTCGGCCCTGGTCTCATCACTGGCTGGCGTCGCCCTGCCTGCGGATTGCGTCTACTTTGGCGAAATCAGCCTTTCAGGCGCGGTGCGACCCGTGTCGCATACGGCGCAGCGATTGAAAGAGGCCGAAAAGCTTGGCTTTTCCTCCGCCGTGCTGCCCGCCTCCTCCGTCGATCTGCCGAAACGCACCGGCAAATGGGGCGAAATCGAAAGCCTGCCGGATCTGGTGGCACGCATTGCCGGATCGAAACTGAAATCGCGCCAGCAAGGCAATGAGGATTGA
- the purF gene encoding amidophosphoribosyltransferase: MKQSISSTFLEDLDGDTLHEECGVFGILGHQDAATLTALGLHALQHRGQEAAGLVSFDGKQFHTEKHMGLVGDHYTNPVTLAKLPGSAAIGHTRYSTTGEVALRNVQPLFAELEEGGIAIAHNGNFTNGLTLRRQIIATGAICQSTSDTEVVLHLIARSRHSSTADRFIDAIRQMEGGYSMLAMTRTKLIAARDPIGIRPLVMGDLDGKPIFCSETCALDIIGAKFVRDVENGEVIICEIQPDGSITIDSRRPARPQAERPCLFEYVYFARPDSVVSGRNVYQTRKAMGMNLAKEAPCDGDVVVPVPDGGTPAALGYAQASGIPFEYGIIRNHYVGRTFIEPTQQIRAFGVKLKHSANRAMIEGKRVVLVDDSIVRGTTSLKIVQMIRDAGAKEVHIRVASPMIYHPDFYGIDTPDAEKLLANQYAGAEAMAKFIGADSLAFLSIDGLYMAVGGEARNAANPQFTDHYFTGDYPTRLLDKEGEKMGRKVSVMSING, translated from the coding sequence ATGAAACAGTCTATTTCCTCGACTTTCCTTGAAGACCTCGATGGCGACACGCTGCATGAAGAATGCGGCGTGTTCGGCATTCTGGGCCATCAGGATGCCGCAACGCTGACCGCTCTCGGACTGCATGCGCTTCAGCATCGTGGCCAGGAGGCAGCCGGACTGGTTTCCTTTGACGGCAAGCAGTTTCACACCGAAAAGCATATGGGCCTTGTCGGCGACCACTATACCAATCCAGTGACGCTCGCAAAATTGCCGGGTTCCGCCGCCATCGGCCATACCCGCTATTCCACCACTGGCGAAGTGGCGTTGCGCAATGTGCAGCCACTGTTTGCTGAATTGGAGGAAGGCGGCATCGCCATTGCCCATAACGGCAACTTCACCAATGGCCTGACGCTGCGCCGCCAGATCATTGCCACCGGGGCCATCTGTCAATCGACTTCGGATACGGAAGTCGTGCTGCACCTAATCGCACGCTCCCGTCACAGCTCCACCGCCGACCGCTTCATCGATGCCATCAGGCAGATGGAAGGCGGCTATTCGATGCTGGCCATGACCCGCACCAAGTTGATCGCCGCCCGCGACCCGATCGGCATCCGGCCTCTGGTGATGGGCGATCTCGACGGTAAGCCGATTTTCTGCTCGGAAACCTGTGCGCTGGACATTATCGGCGCGAAATTCGTGCGTGATGTTGAAAATGGCGAAGTGATCATCTGCGAGATCCAGCCGGATGGCTCGATCACCATCGACAGCCGCCGCCCGGCGCGTCCCCAGGCCGAGCGTCCCTGCCTGTTCGAATATGTCTATTTCGCCCGCCCCGATTCGGTCGTCAGCGGTCGCAACGTCTATCAGACCCGCAAGGCCATGGGCATGAACCTGGCGAAGGAAGCCCCTTGCGATGGCGATGTCGTGGTGCCTGTTCCCGATGGCGGCACACCGGCGGCACTTGGCTATGCCCAGGCCAGCGGTATTCCCTTCGAATACGGCATCATCCGCAATCACTATGTCGGGCGCACCTTTATCGAGCCGACACAGCAGATCCGCGCCTTCGGCGTCAAGCTGAAGCATTCGGCCAACCGGGCGATGATCGAGGGTAAGCGGGTTGTCCTGGTGGACGATTCCATCGTGCGCGGCACGACATCGCTGAAGATCGTCCAGATGATCCGCGATGCCGGAGCCAAGGAAGTGCATATCCGTGTTGCCAGCCCGATGATCTACCATCCGGATTTCTACGGCATCGACACGCCGGATGCCGAAAAGCTGCTCGCCAATCAATATGCGGGCGCCGAAGCCATGGCGAAATTTATCGGCGCCGATTCGCTTGCCTTCCTGTCCATCGATGGGCTGTACATGGCCGTCGGCGGCGAGGCCCGCAATGCCGCCAATCCGCAATTTACCGATCACTATTTCACTGGCGACTACCCGACCCGTCTCCTGGACAAGGAAGGCGAGAAAATGGGCCGCAAGGTATCGGTTATGTCTATCAACGGCTGA
- a CDS encoding UDP-glucuronic acid decarboxylase family protein, translating to MGKTRTALVTGGAGFLGSHVCARLLDEGCDVVCLDNLQTGRRKNIEPLLTNPKLSFIKADVRDPLPQGNYDEIWNLACPASPPQYQIDPVGTMLINVLGMKNVLDLAVACGARVFQASTSEIYGDPQVHPQTESYRGAVNTIGPRACYDEGKRAAETLCFDYHRQHGVEIKVVRIFNTYGPNMDPQDGRVVSNFIVRALEEAPLELYGGGTQTRSFCYVDDLIEGFFRLMRSDASITGPVNIGDPGEFTVRELADIILEMTGSRSVIIDRPLPKDDPLLRRPDITLAGQLLGWTPKVRLREGLERSIPYFAAETGRTVNIRAANAGTVNTRAANINLDTLS from the coding sequence ATGGGAAAGACACGGACGGCATTGGTGACCGGCGGCGCTGGATTTCTCGGTTCCCACGTCTGCGCACGTTTGCTTGACGAAGGCTGTGATGTGGTCTGCCTGGACAATCTCCAGACCGGGCGGCGCAAAAATATCGAACCTCTGCTGACCAATCCCAAACTGTCCTTCATCAAAGCCGATGTCCGCGATCCCTTGCCGCAAGGCAATTACGACGAGATTTGGAATCTCGCCTGCCCCGCCTCGCCGCCGCAATATCAGATCGATCCTGTTGGCACGATGCTGATCAATGTGCTTGGCATGAAAAACGTGCTGGACCTTGCTGTTGCCTGCGGCGCACGGGTGTTTCAGGCATCGACCAGCGAGATCTATGGCGATCCGCAGGTTCATCCGCAGACGGAAAGCTATCGTGGCGCGGTCAACACGATAGGGCCTCGCGCCTGCTATGACGAAGGCAAGCGCGCCGCCGAAACCCTGTGTTTCGATTATCACCGCCAGCACGGCGTTGAAATCAAGGTGGTTCGGATCTTCAACACCTATGGTCCCAACATGGACCCGCAGGACGGACGTGTGGTCTCCAACTTCATCGTTCGCGCCCTGGAAGAGGCTCCGCTCGAGCTGTATGGCGGCGGCACGCAGACCCGGTCCTTCTGCTATGTCGATGACTTGATCGAAGGGTTTTTCAGGCTGATGCGCTCCGACGCCTCGATCACCGGGCCTGTGAATATCGGCGACCCCGGAGAGTTTACGGTGCGGGAATTGGCCGACATCATTCTGGAAATGACTGGAAGCCGGTCGGTTATCATCGACAGGCCGCTGCCAAAGGACGATCCGCTGCTGCGGCGTCCCGACATCACCCTGGCCGGGCAATTGCTGGGCTGGACGCCGAAAGTGCGGCTGCGCGAAGGACTGGAGCGATCGATCCCGTATTTCGCAGCGGAAACGGGGCGCACCGTCAATATAAGGGCTGCCAACGCTGGAACTGTCAACACTAGAGCTGCCAACATCAATCTGGATACATTGTCATGA
- the alr gene encoding alanine racemase: MSASSFSIPPSDEFLKAPLRVTIDLQALADNWREMAKRSGRARAGAVVKADGYGIGIEDAGQTFYNAGARDFFVALPSEGATLRTYAPDARIFVLSGIWEGMEPLFFEHDLVPVIASEEQLAFWMRTVTDHGDHPCALHVDTGFNRLGLSMEDALFLAADVSRPASFSPVLILSHLACADDPSSPMNQKQLQAFHQVSAAFEGIESSLSASAGTLLGPDYHFDLTRPGIALYGGEAVTGLPNPMRPVVKAEARILQIRQARNGETVSYGATCQLRRDSRLAIASVGYADGYLRNLSGHGTALRNTGLPGAYGSIAGYQVPVVGRITMDMTIFDVSDVPEKAIAAGDYIELFGTNMPIDDVARAAGTIGYEMLTGLGLRYERHYLEAE, from the coding sequence ATGTCTGCTTCTTCCTTTTCCATTCCCCCTTCCGATGAATTCCTGAAGGCACCGCTGCGCGTCACCATCGACCTGCAAGCGCTGGCCGACAATTGGCGCGAGATGGCGAAGCGATCCGGCAGAGCGCGGGCGGGCGCCGTGGTGAAGGCCGATGGCTACGGCATCGGCATCGAGGATGCAGGCCAGACGTTTTACAATGCCGGTGCGCGGGATTTTTTCGTGGCGCTGCCATCGGAAGGCGCGACCTTGCGGACCTATGCGCCGGACGCCCGGATTTTCGTGCTGTCAGGGATCTGGGAGGGAATGGAACCGCTGTTTTTCGAGCATGATCTGGTGCCGGTGATTGCCAGTGAGGAACAGCTGGCATTCTGGATGCGGACCGTGACTGACCATGGCGATCATCCTTGCGCCCTGCATGTCGATACCGGCTTCAACCGGCTGGGCCTCAGCATGGAGGACGCCTTGTTCCTGGCGGCTGACGTTTCGCGCCCGGCCAGCTTTTCGCCCGTGCTGATTTTGAGCCATCTCGCCTGCGCAGACGACCCATCCTCGCCGATGAACCAGAAGCAATTGCAAGCTTTTCATCAGGTTAGCGCGGCTTTCGAGGGAATTGAATCAAGCCTTTCAGCCTCTGCTGGAACTTTACTCGGCCCCGATTACCACTTTGACCTCACCCGCCCCGGCATCGCGCTTTATGGCGGCGAAGCGGTCACGGGCCTGCCAAACCCGATGCGCCCAGTGGTGAAGGCCGAGGCCCGCATTCTCCAGATTCGACAAGCCAGGAACGGAGAAACCGTCAGCTATGGCGCCACCTGCCAGTTGCGGCGCGATAGCCGTCTGGCCATTGCCTCCGTCGGCTATGCCGATGGCTACCTGCGCAATCTCTCAGGCCACGGCACGGCATTGCGCAATACCGGATTGCCGGGCGCCTATGGCTCTATCGCCGGATACCAGGTGCCAGTGGTTGGCCGCATCACCATGGACATGACGATCTTCGACGTCAGCGACGTGCCGGAAAAAGCGATTGCCGCTGGCGATTATATCGAGCTGTTCGGGACGAACATGCCTATCGATGACGTCGCCCGGGCGGCAGGTACGATCGGCTATGAAATGCTGACCGGGCTTGGCCTGCGCTACGAGCGGCATTATCTGGAGGCCGAATAA
- a CDS encoding transporter substrate-binding domain-containing protein has protein sequence MHRRTLLALGLSLATFAAVLPAHADALSDITKRGTLKVAVPQDFPPFGSVGTDMQPVGYDIDTAALIAKKLGVKLELVPVTSANRIPYLQTNKVDLVISSLGKNPDREKVVDFSTAYAPFYNGVFAPADTAIKSAADLSGKSVGVTRGAVEDLELTKVAPSDAVIKRYEDNNGTISAFLSGQVDAVATGNVVAAAILAKNPPKRPEPKFLIKNSPCFIGFNKNEPALTEKINTIIAEAKADGSLSKISEKWLGAPLPADL, from the coding sequence ATGCATCGTCGTACCCTGCTTGCCCTTGGCCTTTCCCTTGCCACCTTTGCCGCCGTCCTGCCGGCCCATGCCGATGCGCTGAGCGACATTACCAAGCGGGGTACGCTGAAAGTGGCGGTGCCGCAGGACTTTCCGCCATTTGGCAGCGTCGGCACCGATATGCAGCCCGTCGGATATGACATCGATACCGCAGCGCTGATTGCCAAGAAATTGGGCGTCAAGCTGGAACTGGTGCCGGTCACCAGCGCCAACCGCATTCCCTATTTGCAGACCAACAAGGTTGATCTGGTCATTTCAAGCCTCGGCAAGAATCCAGACCGTGAAAAGGTCGTGGACTTCTCCACCGCCTATGCGCCTTTCTATAATGGCGTGTTTGCGCCCGCGGATACCGCCATCAAGTCCGCTGCCGATCTGTCGGGCAAGTCGGTCGGCGTTACCCGTGGCGCGGTCGAGGATCTGGAACTGACCAAGGTTGCGCCGTCCGACGCCGTCATCAAGCGCTATGAGGACAATAACGGCACGATTTCCGCCTTTCTCTCCGGCCAGGTCGATGCGGTTGCCACCGGCAATGTCGTCGCTGCCGCTATTCTCGCCAAGAACCCGCCGAAGCGTCCGGAGCCGAAGTTCCTGATCAAGAACTCGCCCTGCTTTATCGGCTTCAACAAGAACGAACCGGCGCTGACGGAAAAGATCAATACCATTATCGCCGAGGCCAAGGCCGATGGCTCGCTGAGCAAGATTTCCGAAAAATGGCTGGGCGCGCCGCTTCCCGCCGATCTCTGA
- a CDS encoding amino acid ABC transporter permease: MIEFTLWDIARNLLLAARWTLVLSLVSFICGGALGLVLLMLRIAKQRMSRIFARGFIEFFQGTPLLMQLFIAFFGLGLFGIDVPAWLAAGVALTCWTAAFLTEIWRGCVEAMPKGQWEAGTSLALTYRQQMRLIILPQAMRIAIAPTAGFSVQVVKGTALTSIIGFVELSKAGTIVTNATFQPFTVYGLVALFYFAICYPLSRYSKYLERRFSAAPVGH; the protein is encoded by the coding sequence ATGATTGAGTTCACCCTCTGGGATATTGCCCGCAATCTGTTGCTGGCTGCCCGCTGGACCCTGGTTCTGTCACTGGTGTCCTTCATCTGTGGCGGAGCGCTGGGACTGGTGCTGTTGATGCTGCGCATTGCCAAACAGCGCATGTCCAGGATCTTCGCGCGCGGCTTCATCGAGTTTTTTCAGGGTACGCCGCTGCTGATGCAGCTGTTCATCGCCTTTTTCGGTCTCGGCCTGTTCGGCATTGACGTTCCCGCCTGGCTGGCCGCGGGTGTGGCGCTGACCTGCTGGACCGCCGCGTTTCTGACCGAGATCTGGCGCGGCTGCGTCGAAGCCATGCCGAAAGGCCAGTGGGAGGCAGGCACCAGCCTGGCCCTCACCTATCGCCAGCAGATGCGGCTGATCATCCTACCGCAGGCCATGCGGATCGCCATTGCCCCGACCGCTGGTTTTTCAGTTCAGGTGGTCAAAGGCACGGCCCTGACCTCGATCATCGGCTTTGTCGAGTTGTCGAAGGCCGGAACCATCGTCACCAACGCAACCTTCCAACCCTTCACCGTTTATGGATTGGTCGCGCTGTTCTATTTCGCCATCTGCTACCCGCTGTCGCGCTATTCCAAATATCTGGAACGCCGGTTCAGCGCGGCACCAGTGGGCCATTAG